A stretch of Dietzia lutea DNA encodes these proteins:
- a CDS encoding DUF3817 domain-containing protein, whose translation MTAAATPQTDNRRPDPGGKVAGALKRYRVLAWITGVWLLVLTVEMIYKYLILADSSDAPEWFTYIGQAHGVFYILYLFMTLDLAIKARWPASRTLLTALAGTIPFLSFWFEHKRTRDVHAEYAI comes from the coding sequence ATGACCGCCGCAGCCACGCCGCAGACCGACAACCGCAGGCCGGATCCGGGTGGGAAGGTCGCCGGTGCGCTCAAGCGTTACCGCGTGCTCGCCTGGATCACCGGTGTGTGGCTGCTCGTGCTCACCGTGGAGATGATCTACAAGTACCTCATCCTGGCCGACTCCTCGGACGCGCCGGAGTGGTTCACCTACATCGGCCAGGCGCACGGCGTGTTCTACATCCTGTACCTGTTCATGACGCTGGACCTGGCGATCAAGGCCCGCTGGCCCGCGTCGCGCACGCTGCTCACGGCCCTGGCGGGGACGATCCCGTTCCTGTCGTTCTGGTTCGAGCACAAGCGGACCCGCGACGTCCACGCCGAATACGCGATCTGA
- a CDS encoding maleylpyruvate isomerase family mycothiol-dependent enzyme — MDSESSDTAPVEVRHLVQQWKRLDEVLAGLKKDDWTAATALPGWTVRDIVAHIAGTEHMLAGEPVPDIELPESAREHVRNPIGELNEKFVQEARSLAVEDAFSDFREVVAERTEQLAELSAADLEAETDSPVGRVPYRRFMGVRVFDCWVHEDDIRQALGMKHHLGGDTGRFAVEEIVRALPRIVGKGAGAPDGSRVRFRVVGEDDADLPLATDVVVDGRAALADVDDAARPTVELVFDTATFVRATTGRITAEPGHGVEVTGNEDLGRAILGSLAFTI, encoded by the coding sequence ATGGACAGCGAGTCGAGCGACACGGCACCCGTCGAGGTGCGCCACCTGGTGCAGCAGTGGAAGCGCCTCGACGAGGTGCTGGCGGGCCTGAAGAAGGACGACTGGACGGCGGCGACGGCGCTGCCGGGGTGGACCGTGCGCGACATCGTGGCGCACATCGCCGGCACCGAGCACATGCTCGCCGGCGAGCCGGTCCCGGACATCGAGCTGCCGGAGTCGGCGCGCGAGCACGTCCGCAACCCCATCGGCGAGCTCAACGAGAAGTTCGTCCAGGAGGCCCGGTCGCTGGCGGTTGAGGACGCGTTCTCCGATTTCCGGGAGGTCGTCGCCGAGCGCACGGAGCAGCTCGCGGAGCTGTCCGCCGCAGATCTCGAGGCGGAGACGGACTCCCCCGTCGGCCGCGTGCCGTACCGGCGCTTCATGGGGGTGCGGGTCTTCGACTGCTGGGTCCACGAGGACGACATCCGGCAGGCGCTGGGCATGAAGCACCATCTCGGCGGTGACACCGGGCGGTTCGCCGTCGAGGAGATCGTGAGGGCCCTGCCGCGCATCGTCGGGAAGGGCGCCGGCGCCCCGGACGGGTCCCGTGTCCGGTTCCGCGTCGTCGGTGAGGACGACGCGGATCTGCCGCTGGCCACCGATGTCGTCGTCGACGGGCGCGCGGCGTTGGCCGACGTGGACGACGCCGCGCGGCCCACCGTCGAGCTGGTCTTCGACACGGCGACCTTCGTGCGCGCGACGACCGGTCGCATCACCGCCGAGCCGGGTCACGGCGTGGAGGTCACCGGGAACGAGGATCTGGGTCGGGCGATCCTCGGATCGTTGGCCTTCACCATCTGA
- a CDS encoding DUF421 domain-containing protein has product MWFDNWPDVLRVLLVGAAAYAFLVLVVRVFGKRTLTQLNAFDFVVTVALGSTLATIILSSDVSWTEGAIAMALLVVLQYVVSRLRRSRAGRAVLTADPTLLVRDGVFLDDQIARHRLTHADIRQTIRSSGVGDLGDVAAVILESDGSMSVITGSSLGDGSVLADVPGWARQNRS; this is encoded by the coding sequence ATGTGGTTCGACAACTGGCCTGACGTCCTCCGCGTCCTGCTCGTCGGCGCCGCCGCCTACGCGTTCCTCGTGCTGGTGGTGCGGGTGTTCGGCAAGCGCACCCTGACGCAGCTCAACGCGTTCGACTTCGTCGTCACGGTCGCGCTCGGCTCCACCCTCGCGACCATCATCCTCAGCTCCGACGTGTCCTGGACCGAGGGCGCGATCGCGATGGCGTTGCTCGTCGTCCTGCAGTACGTCGTCTCGCGACTGAGGAGGTCGCGGGCCGGGCGGGCCGTCCTCACCGCCGACCCGACGCTGCTCGTCCGCGACGGCGTCTTCCTCGACGACCAGATCGCCCGCCACCGCCTCACCCACGCCGACATCCGCCAGACCATCCGCTCCTCCGGCGTCGGCGACCTCGGCGACGTCGCGGCCGTCATCCTCGAGAGCGACGGCAGCATGAGCGTCATCACCGGGTCGTCGCTGGGCGACGGATCCGTCCTCGCAGACGTCCCGGGGTGGGCGCGGCAGAACCGGAGCTGA
- a CDS encoding glucose-6-phosphate dehydrogenase has protein sequence MPTTTSPNDRPTLAILGAGGDLTERLLLPGLGTLLATDADRDVTVVGSGRSGMDDDEWRERVRSALRARNRDPEQADRIAATTRFVALDVTDADAFADFIDGLDGPVVLYFALPPAVIATACEGLRGRPLRDDVRFAVEKPFGTDLDSARDLNAVLLDLVPEDRIHRVDHFLGDANVLNILGMRFANRILEPVWSAEHVERIDVIADETLALEGRAGYYDSTGALVDMLQSHLLLVMALATMEVPARLDDTELHDLLATTLRSTHVWRDDPTMSSRRARYTAGRAGGRDVVAYTDEDGVDPSRGTETLAEVVLEVRNQRWAGVPVRLRSGKALGEDSMRVTVTFRPPPHVPEALAGEVPPSRLTMGIAPGRVALDLATSASGGSLALEDARLDTDLGDSDLLPYGEVLRRILDGDRLLTVRGDVAEECWRILTPVIEAWESGVVPLDDYPAGSDGPTAWGGVETGRIS, from the coding sequence ATGCCGACCACCACGTCACCGAATGACCGCCCCACCCTGGCGATCCTGGGGGCCGGGGGTGATCTCACCGAACGCCTCCTCCTGCCCGGGCTCGGCACCCTCCTCGCCACCGACGCCGACCGGGACGTCACCGTCGTCGGTTCCGGCCGTTCCGGGATGGACGACGACGAGTGGCGCGAACGCGTCCGGTCCGCCCTCCGGGCCCGGAACCGCGACCCGGAGCAGGCCGACCGGATCGCGGCGACGACCCGCTTCGTCGCCCTGGACGTGACGGACGCCGACGCGTTCGCCGATTTCATCGACGGACTCGACGGTCCGGTGGTCCTGTACTTCGCCCTGCCCCCGGCCGTCATCGCGACGGCCTGCGAGGGACTGCGCGGCCGCCCGCTCCGCGACGACGTGCGGTTCGCCGTGGAGAAACCGTTCGGAACCGACCTCGACTCGGCCCGCGACCTCAATGCGGTCCTCCTGGACCTCGTCCCCGAGGACCGCATCCACCGCGTCGACCACTTCCTCGGCGACGCGAACGTCCTCAACATCCTCGGGATGCGGTTCGCCAACCGGATCCTCGAGCCGGTGTGGAGCGCCGAGCACGTCGAGCGCATCGACGTGATCGCCGACGAGACGCTCGCCCTCGAGGGCCGCGCCGGCTACTACGACTCGACCGGGGCGCTGGTCGACATGCTCCAGTCGCACCTGCTGCTGGTGATGGCCCTGGCCACCATGGAGGTGCCCGCGCGGCTCGACGACACCGAACTGCACGACCTCCTCGCCACCACGCTCCGGTCCACCCACGTGTGGCGGGACGATCCGACCATGTCCTCCCGCCGCGCCCGCTACACGGCCGGCAGGGCGGGCGGCCGCGACGTCGTCGCCTACACCGACGAGGACGGCGTCGACCCGTCGCGGGGGACCGAGACGCTCGCGGAGGTGGTGCTGGAGGTCCGCAACCAGCGCTGGGCGGGAGTGCCCGTCCGGCTCCGGTCCGGCAAGGCACTGGGTGAGGACTCGATGCGGGTGACGGTGACGTTCCGGCCGCCGCCACACGTCCCGGAGGCGTTAGCGGGCGAGGTCCCGCCGAGCCGGCTCACGATGGGCATCGCGCCCGGCCGGGTGGCACTCGACCTGGCGACCAGCGCCTCCGGCGGCAGTCTCGCGCTCGAGGACGCACGCCTCGACACCGACCTCGGCGACAGCGACCTGCTCCCGTACGGGGAGGTCCTCAGACGGATCCTCGACGGGGACCGGCTCCTGACCGTCCGCGGCGACGTCGCCGAGGAGTGCTGGCGGATCCTCACCCCGGTGATCGAGGCGTGGGAGTCCGGAGTGGTCCCGCTGGACGACTACCCGGCCGGATCGGACGGGCCGACCGCCTGGGGCGGGGTCGAGACCGGGAGGATCTCGTGA
- the rph gene encoding ribonuclease PH, with product MTSSNFSRADGRGVDELRDVTITRGFTSHPAGSVLVTFGQTRVMCTASVTEGVPRWRKGSGLGWLTAEYAMLPAATHERSGRESVRGKVGGRTHEISRLVGRSLRACIDLSALGENTIALDCDVLQADGGTRTAAITGAYVALADAITWLQSSGAVTGNPLTGAVAAVSVGVVDGHVLCDLPYEEDSRAEVDMNVVCTDGGKLIEVQGTAEGAAFGRDVLDAMLDSAQAGCERLFELQREALAAPYPGELPSPPAARNRGR from the coding sequence GTGACCTCTTCGAACTTCAGCAGGGCAGACGGACGCGGCGTCGACGAGCTGCGCGACGTGACCATCACGCGGGGCTTCACCTCGCATCCGGCGGGGTCGGTGCTCGTCACCTTCGGGCAGACCCGCGTCATGTGCACGGCCAGCGTCACCGAGGGCGTGCCGCGCTGGCGCAAGGGATCGGGGCTGGGCTGGCTGACGGCCGAGTACGCGATGCTGCCGGCGGCGACCCACGAGCGCTCGGGCCGCGAGTCCGTGCGCGGCAAGGTCGGCGGCCGCACCCACGAGATCAGCCGCCTCGTCGGCCGCTCGCTGCGCGCGTGCATCGACCTGTCCGCGCTGGGGGAGAACACCATCGCCCTGGACTGCGACGTCCTGCAGGCCGACGGCGGCACGCGCACGGCGGCGATCACCGGCGCGTACGTGGCGCTGGCCGACGCGATCACGTGGCTGCAGTCCTCCGGCGCGGTCACGGGCAACCCGCTCACCGGGGCGGTCGCCGCGGTGAGCGTCGGCGTGGTCGACGGACACGTGCTGTGCGACCTGCCGTACGAGGAGGACTCGCGCGCCGAGGTGGACATGAACGTGGTGTGCACGGACGGCGGCAAGCTCATCGAGGTCCAGGGCACGGCCGAGGGCGCCGCGTTCGGCCGCGATGTCCTGGACGCGATGCTCGACTCGGCGCAGGCCGGTTGCGAGCGCCTGTTCGAGCTGCAGCGCGAGGCGCTGGCGGCGCCGTACCCGGGCGAGCTGCCCAGCCCGCCGGCCGCCCGGAACCGGGGGCGGTAG
- a CDS encoding gluconokinase: MVTTTTSSAAGGPGHTPGPHIVVMGVSGAGKSTVARVIADRTGAELVDADDLHPPGNRRKLAVGEPLTDDDRWPWLEAVRDRMRRHDHSCGPGVPASDLGLVVACSALRRAYRDVLREVRRPVFFVELGTDPELISARLAARRGHFASDRILESQVLTLEPLGADEYGVVCPISRPADEIAEDVLAALAG; this comes from the coding sequence ATGGTGACGACGACGACGAGCTCAGCAGCCGGAGGGCCCGGCCACACGCCCGGTCCGCACATCGTCGTCATGGGGGTCTCCGGCGCCGGGAAGTCGACGGTCGCGCGGGTCATAGCCGATCGGACGGGAGCGGAGCTGGTGGACGCCGACGACCTGCACCCTCCCGGCAACAGACGGAAGCTGGCGGTCGGCGAACCCCTCACCGACGACGATCGCTGGCCGTGGCTGGAGGCGGTCCGCGACCGCATGCGGCGTCACGACCACTCGTGCGGGCCGGGGGTGCCGGCTTCGGACCTCGGCCTCGTCGTCGCGTGCTCGGCGCTGCGCCGCGCCTATCGCGACGTGTTGCGCGAGGTCCGCCGCCCGGTGTTCTTCGTCGAGCTCGGCACGGATCCGGAACTCATCTCCGCCCGGCTCGCCGCCCGTCGCGGGCACTTCGCGTCCGATCGGATCCTGGAGTCGCAGGTGCTCACGCTGGAGCCGCTCGGGGCCGACGAGTACGGGGTGGTCTGCCCGATCTCGCGGCCGGCGGACGAGATCGCCGAGGACGTGTTGGCCGCGCTGGCGGGATGA
- a CDS encoding non-canonical purine NTP pyrophosphatase — translation MAVRLLVASRNAKKLAELRRVLESEGVVGIEPVGLDEVPEFPEEPETGATFAENALIKARAGALATGLPCLADDSGLAVDALNGMPGVLSARWAGRHGDDAANNALLLAQLSDVPDERRGAAFVSACALVGPGVPGVARAARDPRVHGEGTDEGLQGEVVQEGRWPGRVLREPRGEGGFGYDPLFLPEGSDRSAAELSPREKDAASHRGRALRALAPALRVLAARG, via the coding sequence GTGGCCGTCCGTCTGTTGGTCGCGAGCCGCAACGCCAAGAAGCTGGCCGAGCTGCGCCGGGTACTGGAGTCCGAGGGCGTCGTCGGCATCGAGCCGGTGGGCCTGGACGAGGTGCCTGAGTTCCCGGAGGAGCCCGAGACCGGCGCCACGTTCGCCGAGAACGCGCTGATCAAGGCGCGCGCCGGGGCGCTGGCGACCGGCCTGCCGTGCCTGGCGGACGACTCGGGCCTGGCCGTGGACGCCCTGAACGGGATGCCGGGCGTGCTCTCCGCGCGCTGGGCCGGCCGTCACGGCGACGACGCCGCCAACAACGCCCTGCTGCTCGCGCAGCTGTCGGACGTGCCGGACGAGCGGCGGGGCGCGGCGTTCGTCTCGGCGTGCGCGCTGGTCGGGCCGGGCGTGCCCGGAGTGGCTCGGGCCGCCCGGGACCCACGAGTGCACGGTGAGGGCACCGACGAGGGCCTGCAGGGCGAGGTCGTGCAGGAGGGCCGCTGGCCCGGGCGGGTGCTCCGCGAGCCGCGCGGCGAGGGCGGGTTCGGCTACGACCCGCTGTTCCTGCCCGAGGGCTCCGACCGGTCGGCCGCGGAGCTCAGCCCGCGGGAGAAGGACGCCGCCTCGCACCGCGGCCGGGCGCTGCGTGCGCTGGCTCCGGCGCTGCGGGTGCTCGCCGCGCGCGGCTGA
- a CDS encoding CAP domain-containing protein produces the protein MTNRTVGRAAAASLILVASVMSGCAESDLAVNGGLPWADPGGAAPVEPPAAPSPVEERTNAQRSENGLPALDASEKLRDSACAKADDMIARDYWAHHAPDGSGGPGTFIREAGVDYHRAAENLFYSSTGGPDPVAQWMQSPGHRENILDPDFTRVGVCMRTAAYQGLPEAHLYVQHFATPMAER, from the coding sequence ATGACGAACCGGACAGTCGGGAGAGCAGCGGCCGCGTCGCTGATCCTGGTGGCGTCGGTGATGAGTGGCTGCGCGGAGTCGGATCTCGCGGTGAACGGGGGACTCCCGTGGGCGGACCCCGGCGGCGCGGCGCCGGTCGAGCCCCCGGCGGCACCGTCCCCGGTGGAGGAGCGGACGAACGCGCAGCGCAGCGAGAACGGGCTTCCGGCACTGGACGCGAGCGAGAAGCTCCGCGACAGTGCCTGTGCGAAGGCGGACGACATGATCGCGAGGGACTACTGGGCGCATCACGCGCCTGACGGCAGCGGCGGCCCGGGCACGTTCATCCGCGAGGCCGGCGTCGATTACCACAGGGCCGCGGAGAACCTCTTCTATTCGTCCACGGGCGGCCCCGACCCGGTCGCCCAGTGGATGCAGAGCCCGGGCCACAGGGAGAACATCCTCGACCCCGATTTCACCCGCGTGGGTGTCTGCATGCGGACGGCTGCCTACCAGGGCCTCCCGGAGGCGCACCTCTACGTCCAGCACTTCGCCACCCCGATGGCGGAGAGGTAG
- a CDS encoding methionine/alanine import family NSS transporter small subunit — translation MDAAAITMMVLFLLVIWGGLALSIGHFVRHPDDMTEERGPQPGTTS, via the coding sequence ATGGACGCCGCAGCGATCACCATGATGGTGCTGTTCCTGCTCGTGATCTGGGGCGGCCTGGCCCTGAGCATCGGGCACTTCGTCAGGCACCCCGACGACATGACCGAGGAGCGCGGCCCTCAGCCGGGCACGACCTCCTGA